Proteins encoded in a region of the Photobacterium profundum SS9 genome:
- the purT gene encoding formate-dependent phosphoribosylglycinamide formyltransferase, whose amino-acid sequence MFGSATRSDATRVLLLGSGELGKEVAIECQRLGLEVIAVDRYDNAPAMQVAHRSHVIDMLDGDALRKLIELEQPHYVVPEIEAIATDTLVSLEAEGVNIVPTANATKLTMNREGIRRLAAEDLQIPTSPFEFADQYDDFVAAVERVGTPCVVKPIMSSSGKGQSVIKTPADIEASWQYAQEGGRAGTGRVVVEGFIKFDYEITLLTTRAVDGIHFCAPIGHRQEEGDYRESWQPQQMSDEALKAAQDVAEKVVNALGGYGLFGVELFVRGNEVLFNEVSPRPHDTGMVTLISQDLSEFALHVRAFLGLPIQQIIQYGPAASAVILGNGISSNIRFDNLTAALSRPQTQVRLFGKPEINGRRRLGVALTRREDTKQAVSDAINAAADVKVIY is encoded by the coding sequence ATGTTTGGTTCAGCAACGCGTTCTGATGCAACCCGTGTATTACTTCTTGGTTCTGGTGAATTAGGTAAAGAAGTGGCGATTGAATGTCAGCGTTTAGGCTTAGAGGTTATCGCCGTTGATCGCTATGACAATGCACCAGCAATGCAAGTTGCTCATCGTAGCCATGTTATCGACATGCTGGATGGCGATGCACTTAGAAAATTGATTGAATTAGAGCAGCCACACTACGTTGTTCCTGAAATTGAAGCCATTGCAACAGACACCCTAGTTTCGCTTGAAGCTGAAGGGGTGAATATTGTTCCTACGGCAAATGCGACTAAGCTAACCATGAACCGCGAAGGCATTCGTCGTTTAGCGGCTGAAGACTTACAGATTCCTACTTCTCCTTTTGAATTCGCCGATCAATACGATGATTTTGTCGCAGCAGTAGAACGCGTGGGTACACCGTGTGTTGTTAAACCTATTATGAGTTCTTCAGGTAAAGGACAGAGTGTGATTAAAACACCTGCCGATATCGAAGCATCGTGGCAGTACGCACAAGAAGGCGGCCGTGCGGGTACGGGTCGCGTTGTGGTTGAAGGCTTTATTAAGTTCGATTACGAAATTACACTTCTTACAACACGCGCTGTTGATGGCATACATTTTTGTGCTCCAATTGGCCATCGCCAAGAAGAGGGTGATTACCGTGAATCATGGCAGCCACAACAGATGTCAGATGAAGCACTAAAAGCCGCGCAAGATGTCGCTGAAAAAGTGGTTAATGCACTGGGTGGCTATGGGTTGTTCGGCGTAGAGCTGTTTGTGCGCGGAAATGAAGTGCTGTTCAATGAAGTGTCACCTCGCCCGCATGATACGGGAATGGTTACTTTGATCTCTCAAGATCTGTCTGAATTTGCATTGCACGTTCGTGCGTTTTTAGGCTTACCTATTCAGCAAATCATTCAGTATGGCCCAGCGGCTTCTGCTGTTATTTTAGGTAACGGTATTTCAAGCAATATTCGCTTCGATAACTTAACCGCCGCGCTATCTCGTCCACAGACTCAGGTGCGCCTGTTTGGCAAGCCAGAAATTAACGGACGCCGTCGCCTTGGTGTTGCGTTAACACGCCGTGAGGATACCAAACAGGCTGTTTCTGACGCTATTAATGCAGCAGCAGACGTTAAAGTTATTTATTAA
- a CDS encoding helix-turn-helix domain-containing protein, whose amino-acid sequence MLGLYHEPKNRIDFDTLDVLCRYLKC is encoded by the coding sequence TTGCTCGGCTTATACCACGAACCAAAAAATAGGATTGATTTTGATACTTTAGACGTGCTCTGTCGTTATCTGAAATGTTAG
- the tnpA gene encoding IS200/IS605-like element ISPpr13 family transposase — MDYRYGSHTVFKIQYHFVFVTKYRYQVLTGDVGLKARELIRQTCHAFEIDILKGVISKDHVHLLVSAPPNMAPSEIMRRIKGRTSAKLFESYPDLKKKYWGRHFWARGYFCVTSGDLTEEMIKEYLDHHFEPKAEDNFRTEG; from the coding sequence ATGGATTATAGATATGGAAGTCATACAGTCTTCAAAATTCAGTACCATTTCGTTTTTGTAACGAAGTATCGTTATCAAGTTTTGACTGGTGATGTTGGCTTGAAAGCTCGAGAGCTAATCAGGCAAACATGTCATGCTTTTGAGATTGATATTTTGAAGGGGGTAATCAGTAAAGATCATGTTCACTTGTTAGTTTCTGCACCACCCAATATGGCACCTAGCGAAATAATGCGAAGGATTAAAGGCCGTACATCGGCTAAGTTGTTCGAGAGTTATCCTGATTTAAAGAAGAAATACTGGGGACGTCATTTTTGGGCTAGAGGCTACTTTTGTGTGACATCTGGTGACCTAACGGAAGAAATGATAAAGGAATACCTTGATCATCACTTTGAGCCCAAGGCTGAAGATAACTTCAGGACAGAAGGCTAA
- a CDS encoding multiheme c-type cytochrome: protein MDIRSARYFLIKNEFKPIQHQALCLLPLFNFIRSFFIFIVLLSPFHIYAQDGVYKWQKPHKPLTEEQITESSPFYPSRATTDGRQLTPDMFESPEVCKGCHSEIYQQWEKSAMAYSWEDPIYQALFLRASKATDGQVDNFCIACHSPIGMTSMDASAAMIETKTDLPGVNCEVCHNITGITGNDNAAYILSPNKDKHIKLGPHTDASSPYHKTEYSDLHTRSEFCSTCHNVTHPFNSTPIERTYDEWQESAYNEQGIQCQDCHMTPGPGQSNNPGKSAIMGKERKHIYSHEFTGGNSTLHLYFNNPESAELSRAMLRSAATIEFIGLPDSLIPGELVTIKVKVANVGAGHKLPTGFPEGREVWVDFNVKTDIQPSIYRSGAVVDGHTEKGTRNFKVTLGDVNGNVVDLNVWEVDRVLSDTRIQPNGYSIVDYTFQIPKGTSGTITLYAQLNYWPFPQKIVDELLGKDKLKVDIVNMTSVSAALPIANAEQTIAMKP from the coding sequence ATGGATATTAGAAGTGCTCGATACTTTTTAATTAAAAACGAATTCAAACCAATTCAACATCAGGCTTTATGCTTATTGCCTCTATTCAATTTCATCCGATCTTTTTTTATATTTATAGTATTACTCTCACCCTTTCACATTTATGCACAAGACGGTGTATATAAATGGCAAAAGCCACATAAGCCACTAACAGAAGAACAAATAACGGAAAGCAGCCCTTTTTATCCATCACGGGCTACCACCGATGGTCGCCAGCTAACACCAGATATGTTTGAAAGCCCTGAAGTCTGTAAAGGGTGTCACAGTGAAATTTACCAGCAATGGGAAAAATCAGCCATGGCTTACTCTTGGGAAGACCCTATTTATCAAGCGCTATTTCTACGCGCGAGTAAAGCAACTGATGGCCAAGTAGATAATTTTTGTATTGCTTGTCACAGCCCAATAGGCATGACAAGCATGGACGCTTCTGCCGCGATGATAGAGACGAAGACCGACCTACCAGGGGTAAACTGCGAAGTTTGCCATAACATTACCGGTATAACAGGTAACGATAACGCGGCTTACATTTTATCACCCAACAAAGATAAACATATAAAACTCGGTCCGCATACCGATGCAAGTTCGCCTTACCATAAAACAGAATATTCTGACCTTCATACTCGCTCAGAGTTCTGTTCTACTTGCCATAATGTTACTCACCCTTTCAATAGTACACCGATAGAGCGTACTTACGATGAGTGGCAAGAAAGCGCTTATAACGAGCAAGGCATACAATGCCAAGATTGCCATATGACACCAGGACCAGGACAAAGCAATAACCCAGGCAAATCAGCAATCATGGGAAAAGAGCGTAAACACATTTATTCCCATGAATTCACTGGGGGTAATTCAACGTTACATCTATATTTTAATAACCCGGAAAGTGCCGAGCTCTCACGTGCCATGCTTAGATCGGCAGCAACCATTGAGTTTATTGGTTTACCTGACTCACTCATACCAGGCGAGCTTGTCACCATAAAAGTCAAAGTGGCCAATGTGGGTGCGGGTCATAAACTGCCTACTGGTTTCCCTGAAGGCCGTGAGGTGTGGGTTGATTTTAATGTTAAGACAGACATTCAACCATCAATCTATCGTTCTGGTGCCGTTGTCGATGGACACACTGAAAAAGGGACACGTAACTTCAAAGTCACGTTAGGTGATGTCAATGGCAATGTGGTTGACCTCAACGTGTGGGAAGTTGATAGAGTTTTATCTGATACCCGTATTCAACCAAATGGCTATTCAATCGTCGATTATACTTTTCAAATACCAAAAGGTACTTCAGGAACTATTACCTTATATGCTCAGCTCAATTACTGGCCATTCCCTCAAAAAATTGTGGATGAATTACTCGGTAAAGATAAATTAAAGGTCGATATCGTTAATATGACGTCGGTAAGTGCTGCATTGCCAATTGCTAATGCTGAACAGACAATTGCAATGAAGCCTTAA
- a CDS encoding peptide MFS transporter, with translation MQDANARFPRTARILILRQFLWGAAFYGTYVLLTKYFLFELNYSEADTIMMLGAFGAVGPVFSAVGGFVADRYIGSFRAVYIGYTTYTIGFFLLGIGASQLNIPMSIFAIALIGYSRGLSATCPTVLFGNSYSATNRESFQQGLTINYSINNLGSFLSQYLFPFLVAYLAYQGNFFISSFLMMLTLVLFFTFRKELVEAGNDLDKRPVSMKVWAGFIVGSAIMLRLVYWIFANLDAGKYLLYALGVLVILYFIYEITKATIVYRYKMCCVLIMIFIFMVFYFYYGQMLTSMNIYAINLMGDQLLGFIPIRPESNVAFNPLWCFVLGGPAIYIYGWMDRKGYSPTIPTKFAAAFGFTAIAFALLGLSTGFVGENGKISADWILWVNFFQSFAELIVGALGAGFIFEMVPRYLSAFSMGLRAVALSLSGILAAVISTKIALPKDQVLTQEIIENVYTNYFYTLAVFAFLMVFVTLALSKVIAKLIRKGEELEKLETEKELATNH, from the coding sequence ATGCAAGATGCAAATGCTAGATTCCCACGCACAGCTAGAATTTTAATCCTTAGGCAGTTTTTGTGGGGGGCTGCTTTCTACGGTACCTATGTATTATTAACAAAATATTTCTTGTTTGAGCTGAACTACAGTGAAGCTGATACCATTATGATGCTGGGTGCTTTTGGTGCTGTAGGGCCAGTATTCTCGGCTGTTGGTGGTTTTGTCGCTGACCGCTATATTGGTTCGTTCCGTGCTGTCTATATCGGTTATACCACTTATACGATTGGTTTCTTTTTACTTGGAATCGGTGCATCACAGCTTAATATACCGATGAGTATTTTTGCTATTGCGTTAATTGGTTATTCGCGAGGGTTGTCTGCAACTTGTCCGACGGTGTTGTTCGGTAATTCATATTCTGCTACAAACCGTGAGTCTTTCCAGCAGGGCTTAACGATTAACTATTCAATCAATAATCTGGGCTCTTTTTTATCACAATATCTATTCCCATTTCTTGTTGCGTATCTCGCCTATCAAGGCAACTTCTTTATATCATCATTTTTGATGATGCTGACATTAGTTCTGTTTTTTACTTTTCGTAAAGAGTTGGTTGAAGCGGGTAATGATCTCGATAAGCGCCCTGTAAGCATGAAAGTTTGGGCTGGTTTTATTGTGGGTTCAGCCATAATGCTGCGCTTAGTGTATTGGATATTCGCGAACTTAGATGCCGGTAAATATCTGCTTTATGCATTGGGTGTGCTGGTTATTTTGTATTTTATTTATGAAATTACCAAAGCGACTATCGTGTACCGATATAAGATGTGCTGTGTATTAATCATGATTTTCATCTTTATGGTTTTTTACTTCTATTATGGTCAAATGCTCACTTCGATGAACATTTACGCGATTAATTTAATGGGTGATCAGCTTTTAGGGTTTATTCCTATTCGCCCTGAATCTAATGTGGCGTTTAATCCATTATGGTGTTTTGTGCTGGGTGGTCCGGCTATTTATATCTATGGTTGGATGGATAGGAAGGGATACTCGCCGACGATTCCAACTAAGTTTGCCGCCGCTTTTGGCTTTACCGCGATTGCGTTTGCCTTGTTGGGTCTATCAACCGGCTTTGTGGGCGAGAACGGGAAAATTTCTGCAGACTGGATTTTGTGGGTGAATTTTTTCCAATCGTTTGCAGAGTTAATTGTTGGCGCATTGGGTGCTGGTTTCATTTTTGAAATGGTGCCACGTTATCTATCTGCATTCTCGATGGGGTTGCGAGCTGTTGCATTGTCGTTAAGCGGTATTTTAGCGGCTGTAATATCAACAAAAATAGCATTACCGAAAGATCAGGTACTAACCCAAGAAATTATAGAAAATGTTTATACTAACTATTTCTATACATTAGCAGTATTTGCATTCTTGATGGTTTTCGTCACATTGGCACTGTCTAAAGTGATCGCAAAACTTATTCGCAAAGGCGAAGAGTTAGAAAAATTAGAAACAGAAAAAGAATTAGCGACAAACCACTAA
- a CDS encoding thiopurine S-methyltransferase yields the protein MDAEFWHSRWAENRIGFHLDDTNPVLTQYWPMVKATRDDRVLVPMCGKSVDLVWLAQKHNNVIGIELSDIAVRSFFAEHLYTPMVTSIGHESVYAFDEITIHCGDYFSVRIDPVDVVYDRAALIAMPKNMREMYVERLLSLVKKGGRILLVTLDYPQEQLNGPPFSVMSDEVRRLFDGCNITLLARDEKDETHPRRKNGLSHFAEETWLIEVA from the coding sequence ATGGACGCAGAATTTTGGCATAGCCGCTGGGCAGAGAATCGTATTGGCTTTCACCTTGACGATACCAATCCGGTATTAACGCAATATTGGCCAATGGTTAAAGCAACACGCGACGATCGTGTGCTTGTGCCTATGTGTGGGAAGTCTGTTGATCTGGTTTGGTTAGCACAAAAACATAATAACGTAATCGGTATTGAGCTGAGCGATATCGCAGTAAGATCTTTTTTTGCTGAACACTTGTACACACCAATGGTGACCTCGATTGGCCATGAAAGTGTGTATGCATTTGATGAGATCACCATTCATTGTGGCGATTACTTTTCTGTGCGTATTGATCCTGTTGATGTGGTCTACGATCGTGCCGCATTAATTGCGATGCCAAAGAATATGCGTGAAATGTATGTTGAGCGTTTATTGTCGTTAGTGAAAAAAGGCGGTCGCATTTTGTTGGTAACGTTAGATTACCCACAAGAGCAATTAAATGGTCCTCCGTTCTCTGTGATGAGCGATGAGGTACGCCGTTTATTTGATGGCTGTAACATCACGCTTTTAGCGCGCGATGAAAAAGATGAAACACACCCACGCCGTAAAAATGGATTAAGCCATTTTGCTGAAGAAACGTGGTTGATTGAAGTCGCTTAA
- a CDS encoding nuclear transport factor 2 family protein, giving the protein MKIVLPSVLVVATALVGCSSDQPSPPKMYTESCKVVSEAEVESLFDRWNNSLRTGNSKNVVANYAVRSVLLPTVSNRARYTANEKEDYFDHFLEDRPSGSIDLRTIELGCNTAIDAGLYTFTFAKTGATVSGRYTYTYRWDGTEWLITSHHSSAMPE; this is encoded by the coding sequence ATGAAAATTGTATTACCTAGCGTATTGGTTGTGGCTACTGCTCTTGTTGGTTGTTCTTCTGATCAACCAAGCCCTCCTAAAATGTACACTGAAAGCTGCAAAGTGGTGTCTGAAGCTGAAGTCGAATCTTTATTTGATCGTTGGAATAACTCGTTGCGAACAGGCAACTCCAAAAATGTTGTTGCTAACTATGCTGTGCGCTCTGTGCTTTTACCTACAGTGTCTAATAGGGCACGTTATACCGCGAACGAAAAAGAAGATTATTTCGACCACTTTCTTGAAGATCGTCCATCAGGGAGCATTGATTTACGCACCATTGAACTGGGGTGTAATACTGCGATAGATGCTGGTCTTTATACGTTTACCTTTGCGAAAACAGGTGCGACTGTTAGTGGACGTTACACTTATACGTATCGTTGGGATGGCACTGAATGGTTAATTACCAGTCACCATTCTTCTGCAATGCCTGAATAA
- a CDS encoding helix-turn-helix domain-containing protein, translated as MNKHYMKHCSNSIPITNINSTHDQLISSFDKAPLGSSVGDCLGCQIHTLSGYGGCTSHQEGQNKKTTFLRLLTVVKGDNIRWHNGKDEPKQLQKGKSVLIFSENTFNDVFISEKESYIEIADIRFDCNYLSPIYQQMSEKFQESGINPQTDNIPLVFNTIIEIQQFINQLQTELTDKESGVTDNLLAVLQAYHCLSKILDQLEMIKSNKTDHECSCLSSRTLNKVRKAHTLITSKPGENWSIKEICKEVGTNETSFKRGFKLLFDNTFSKVLQQARMEVAAKELLYTDKPIIDIVYNIGYSSPSYFSKLFKQYSGEKPLQYRRQRQ; from the coding sequence ATGAACAAGCATTATATGAAACACTGCTCAAATTCTATTCCTATTACCAACATTAATTCTACTCATGACCAACTAATTTCTAGTTTTGACAAGGCACCTTTAGGCAGCTCTGTTGGTGATTGCTTAGGCTGCCAAATACATACCCTTTCCGGGTATGGTGGATGTACATCTCATCAAGAGGGTCAGAACAAAAAGACCACCTTCCTTCGTCTCCTGACTGTTGTTAAAGGAGACAACATTCGTTGGCACAATGGAAAAGATGAACCCAAGCAATTACAGAAAGGAAAAAGTGTTCTCATTTTTTCAGAAAACACATTTAACGATGTCTTTATCAGCGAAAAAGAAAGCTATATAGAAATTGCCGATATTCGATTTGATTGTAATTATCTTAGCCCTATTTATCAGCAAATGAGCGAAAAATTCCAAGAAAGTGGCATCAATCCACAAACCGATAATATACCTTTAGTCTTTAATACAATCATTGAGATCCAGCAGTTCATCAATCAATTACAAACAGAACTGACTGACAAAGAATCAGGCGTCACCGACAATCTGCTTGCCGTCTTACAGGCCTATCACTGTTTGTCGAAGATACTAGACCAGCTTGAGATGATTAAGAGCAATAAGACAGACCATGAATGTTCATGTTTATCCAGTCGCACACTCAACAAAGTACGTAAAGCCCATACTTTGATAACATCTAAGCCGGGGGAAAACTGGTCTATTAAAGAGATCTGCAAAGAAGTCGGTACTAATGAAACGAGTTTTAAACGTGGCTTTAAATTGCTGTTTGACAATACATTCTCTAAAGTTTTGCAACAAGCCCGCATGGAAGTTGCTGCCAAAGAACTGTTATATACTGATAAACCTATCATCGACATTGTATACAACATCGGTTATTCCAGCCCTTCGTATTTCAGTAAGTTATTTAAACAATACTCTGGAGAAAAGCCTCTTCAATATCGTCGACAGCGTCAGTAA
- a CDS encoding nitrous oxide-stimulated promoter family protein, with translation MHSVLPNILAGSLRSEFKTVQLMTNIYCKAHHKIAQHAVSSPDTLKPNGKLCEQCVDFLEYALLRLDRCPYGENKPTCRQCPIHCYKPEYKAMSQTIMRYAGPRMLFTHPILAIKHLLAERRPVPMKPTAGASNRHKRKQRINNK, from the coding sequence ATGCATTCAGTTTTGCCAAACATCTTAGCGGGCTCTCTCAGAAGCGAATTTAAAACCGTCCAGCTAATGACAAATATTTACTGCAAAGCACATCACAAAATCGCTCAACACGCAGTATCGAGTCCAGATACACTTAAGCCAAACGGCAAACTGTGTGAGCAATGTGTCGACTTTCTTGAATATGCACTTCTGCGATTAGATCGCTGTCCTTATGGCGAAAACAAACCAACATGTCGTCAATGCCCTATTCACTGCTATAAGCCAGAATACAAAGCAATGTCGCAAACGATAATGCGCTACGCTGGACCAAGAATGTTATTCACACACCCTATATTGGCTATTAAACACCTTTTAGCAGAGAGACGCCCAGTTCCAATGAAACCGACGGCGGGTGCATCTAATCGACACAAACGAAAGCAAAGAATAAATAACAAATAA